In Rutidosis leptorrhynchoides isolate AG116_Rl617_1_P2 chromosome 2, CSIRO_AGI_Rlap_v1, whole genome shotgun sequence, one genomic interval encodes:
- the LOC139891831 gene encoding LOW QUALITY PROTEIN: tRNA nucleotidyltransferase cca2-like (The sequence of the model RefSeq protein was modified relative to this genomic sequence to represent the inferred CDS: inserted 1 base in 1 codon; deleted 1 base in 1 codon), with protein sequence MARISDKIMQLRWFHGSVLTSTFTGKSLNPVLKNTIKFKNSIFQFPRXLYGCCSSMSNTNGSVSPVMVKENVDLTDKEKLIFDRLLQVVHHFSLETKLRVAGGWVRDKLLGKECYDIDIALDDMLGREFCEKVNEYLVSNGEKTQGIGVIQSNPDQSKHLETARMHLFDVWIDFVNLRSEDYTENSRIPTMKFGSAEQDAYRRDLTINSLFYNINTSSVEDFTGRGLDDLKSGKIVTPLPPKETFLDDPLRVLRAIRFTARFEFKMVEELKIAAADEDVKTAAANKISRERIGHEVDLMVSGTHPTKALAYICELGLFWVVFALPPNCDPVISKEHDKNCVEFMGVAWRQMQEIECTYSDEQRRLCLYASLFVPLRKTIYIDNKKKKVHVVNYIFKNSLKLKVSDAEDVIRVHNAVDKFLCLIPFILSNEEDMRTCEVSWETEVIDVPDWLKKRILLGLLLREIKDLWGAALMLCTPLYKNDSFDKRSEVFKEVEEEILKLGLDKVWEVKPLVNGKDIIRVLGVEKGGPVVSEWQRKLIQWQLAYPSGSADECVSWMRKQMQ encoded by the exons ATGGCTAGGATTAGTGACAAAATAATGCAATTAAGATGGTTTCATGGGTCGGTTTTGACATCTACCTTCACTGGGAAGTCCCTTAATCCCGTTCTCAAAAACACTATTAAATTTAAGAACTCGATATTTCAATTTCCAA TGTTGTACGGGTGTTGCAGCTCAATGTCGAACACAAATGGATCTGTGTCACCAGTTATGGTTAAGGAAAACGTTGATCTAACCGATAAAGAAAAGCTGATATTCGATCGATTGCTTCAAGTTGTTCATCATTTTAGTCTTGAAACCAAGCTTCGTGTTGCTGGTGGGTGGGTACGTGACAAGCTTTTGGGGAAAGAGTGCTATGATATCGATATTGCTCTTGATGATATGTTGGGACGCGAGTTTTGTGAAAAAGTAAACGAGTATTTGGTATCTAACGGAGAAAAAACACAAGGAATTGGTGTTATTCAGAGTAATCCTGATCAATCGAAGCATTTGGAAACCGCAAGGATGCATCTTTTTGATGTCTGGATTGATTTTGTAAATTTGAGATCCGAAGATTACACTGAAAACAGTAGAATTCCAACTATGAAATTTGGTTCTGCAGAACAAGATGCGTATCGAAGGGATTTAACTATTAACAGTTTGTTTTATAACATTAATACATCCTCAGTTGAAGATTTTACAGGAAGAGGTTTAGACGATCTAAAATCTGGAAAAATTGTAACCCCTTTACCTCCAAAAGAGACATTCTTGGATGACCCGTTAAGAGTTTTGAGAGCGATTCGTTTTACTGCACGGTTCGAGTTTAAAATGGTCGAAGAGTTGAAGATTGCAGCTGCAGACGAAGATGTGAAAACTGCCGCTGCGAACAAAATCAGCAGAGAACGAATCGGTCATGAGGTTGATCTTATGGTAAGTGGGACCCACCCCACTAAAGCCTTGGCTTACATATGTGAGTTGGGGTTGTTTTGGGTCGTTTTTGCTCTACCCCCAAATTGTGACCCGGTTATATCAAAAGAGCATGATAAGAATTGTGTTGAATTTATGGGTGTCGCTTGGAGACAGATGCAAGAAATTGAATGTACTTATAGTGATGAACAGAGGAGGCTGTGTTTGTATGCTTCGTTGTTCGTTCCACTTCGTAAAACCATTTACATCGATAACAAAAAGAAAAAGGTACATGTTGTGAACTAC ATATTTAAAAATTCCCTCAAGTTGAAAGTTAGTGATGCTGAAGATGTCATTAGGGTGCACAATGCAGTT GACAAGTTTTTGTGTTTGATCCCTTTCATATTGTCAAATGAAGAAGATATGCGAACTTGTGAAGTCAGTTGGGAAACAGAGGTTATTGATGTTCCTGATTGGTTGAAAAAACGAATCTTGTTAGGTTTGCTTCTGAGGGAAATAAAGGATTTATGGGGGGCTGCACTGATGCTATGCACACCTTTGTACAAGAATGATTCTTTTGATAAAAGAAGTGAAGTTTTTAAGGAAGTTGAGGAAGAAATATTGAAGTTGGGTTTGGATAAAGTTTGGGAAGTTAAGCCTTTGGTTAATGGTAAGGATATAATTAGGGTTTTGGGGGTTGAAAAAGGAGGACCGGTTGTTAGCGAATGGCAACGGAAACTGATACAATGGCAACTTGCTTATCCTTCGGGAAGTGCTGATGAATGTGTTAGTTGGATGAGAAAGCAAATGCAATAA
- the LOC139888744 gene encoding uncharacterized protein, whose amino-acid sequence MVYILNSDSFFPNEYLQSNVVCNITDLLARVCSKRETSPFSPSAALELPEITAAGNLSCRKLLVFTRLCLGKIDSSRSDGHVRSCRSSLGAARSRRVRIGNRLANLVKIRVGSWNVGTLTSKSFELVDTLRKSKVDILCVQETRWKGQEAVDIDDYRLWFSGSTVARNGVGIIIGHLYKDNIVGVDRCSDRIMSISSGHYKEEKRNFWESLDEVVRCCPADHRLLIGGDLNGHIGTISDGYTGVHGGFGYGVRNEERSSILEFAVAHDLVVANSFFRNTEAQLATFHSGGHNTQIDYLLLRKGDLRACRDSSVLERVEAGVDTVTHGDADQMWNSLAATIRDVAKEALGVAVGTSRGHKSFRESWWISDEVQTKVALKQLRFRELITCREGTRDDRTRAKERYREAKTEAKKAVARAKDKAYENLYKKLDSKEGANDIYRIAKARERRRRDIDNIKRISQDEVRSALRKMGRNKAVGPDQIPIEAWRCLGEDGVRWLTCLFNKTLRSYKMPTEWRLSEIIPIYKNKGDAQICEPIWFYAGALFDGGNSYYKKRYGKVYGKAKEPRDGLFRLRKGL is encoded by the exons ATGGT GTATATCCTAAATAGTGATAGTTTTTTCCCCAATGAATATTTGCAGTCAAATGTGGTTT gtaACATAACGGATCTACTAGCGAGGGTTTGTAGTAAACGAGAAACCTCGCCATTTTCGCCGTCTGCTGCCTTGGAGCTGCCGGAAATCACTGCTGCCGGAAATCTCTCCTGCCGGAAACTCCTTGTCTTTACAAGGCTGTGTTTG GGTAAGATAGACTCTAGTCGTAGTGATGGTCACGTGAGGTCATGTCGTTCGAGCTTAGGGGCGGCTAGGTCTAGAAGGGTTAGAATTGGCAATAGGTTAGCGAACCTGGTTAAGATTAGAGTAGGTAGTTGGAATGTAGGAACTTTGACTAGCAAATCCTTTGAGCTTGTTGATACCTTGCGTAAGAGTAAGGTGGACATTTTGTGTGTTCAGGAAACTAGATGGAAGGGCCAAGAGGCGGTTGACATTGACGACTACAGGTTATGGTTTTCGGGTTCTACGGTAGCTAGAAACGGGGTAGGAATCATTATAGGACATCTGTATAAAGATAATATTGTGGGCGTAGATAGGTGTAGTGATAGGATTATGTCGATTAG ttcgggtcactacaaagaagAAAAAAGAAACTTTTGGGAATCGTTAGATGAAGTTGTGAGGTGTTGCCCCGCTGATCATCGTTTACTTATTGGGGGAGACCTTAATGGACATATAGGAACGATTTCTGACGGTTATACGGGAGTCCATGGGGGCTTTGGGTACGGAGTTCGAAATGAAGAAAGAAGCTCTATCCTCGAGTTCGCTGTGGCCCACGATTTGGTTGTTGCAAATTCTTTCTTCAGAAATACGGAAGCTCAACTAGCGACTTTCCACAGTGGGGGCCATAACACCCAGATTGACTATTTGTTGCTTCGCAAAGGGGACCTTAGGGCTTGCAGGGACT CTTCGGTTTTGGAAAGAGTTGAGGCAGGAGTGGATACTGTTACTCATGGTGACGCAGATCAGATGTGGAATAGTTTGGCAGCCACTATTAGAGATGTAGCCAAGGAAGCCTTAGGTGTGGCAGTAGGGACATCGAGAGGACATAAGTCATTTAGAGAATCTTGGTGGATTAGTGACGAGGTTCAAACCAAAGTCGCGCTTAAGCAActgaggtttagggagctcattactTGCCGGGAGGGGACACGTGATGATAGAACTAGGGCAAAAGAGAGATATAGAGAAGCCAAAACAGAAGCTAAGAAGGCTGTTGCACGAGCAAAAGATAAGGCGTATGAAAATTTGTATAAGAAACTAGACTCTAAAGAAGGAGCAAATGATATCTACAGGATTGCAAAAGCCAGGGAGCGTAGGAGGAGGGATatagataacatcaa GAGGATCAGTCAGGATGAAGTAAGATCGGCACTACGAaagatgggaagaaacaaagctgtTGGACCAGACCAGATCCCAATAGAGGCGTGGAGGTGCCTTGGCGAAGATGGTGTTAGGTGGTTGACGTGTCTTTTCAATAAGACGCTTAGAAGTTATAAAATGCCTACGGAATGGAGACTCAGCGAGATTATCCCAATCTACAAAAATAAAGGAGATGCCCAAATCTGCg aaccaatttggtTTTATGCCGGGGCGCTCTTCGATGGAGGCAATTCATATTATAAGAAGCGTTATGGAAAAGTATATGGAAAGGCAAAAGAGCCTAGAGATGGTCTTTTTAGACTTAGAAAAGGCCTATGA